The Elusimicrobiota bacterium nucleotide sequence GCAGTAATTAGTACATAGTTCATAGTTCGTAGAAAAAGCTTTTAACTTACAACTAATAACTAATTACTAATCACTAATTACTGTATTTAATATTGACATCAGTATCGATATGTTATAAAATAAATTCATGGAAAAGATAGAAATGCTTGAGAAAAGAGTCCGTCAGGTTGCTGACCGCCTGATGACTTTAAGAGACGAAAATAAAAAGCTTCATTCAAACGTTAAATTTATGGAAGGTGAAAACAAGCGGGCAGGCGAACTTATCAGAGAAAACGATATTTTGCAGGAAGAAAGGAAGCAGCTCGCTCACAGGATAGAAAAGGTTCTTAAGAAATTGAACGGTTTTACTGTTTAATAATTTAAAATGAACAAAATGCAAGTTAAGATCCTCGGCAGCGTCTATGACCTTGAAGTTGACGGGTCTGATGAGCTCTTTATACACTCCGTCGCTCGTTATCTTGAAAAGAAGATGGAGAAGATACAGGAAGAAACCGGCATCGTAGACACACAAAAAATAGCAGTCTTTGCAGCGTTAAATATCGCTGATGAATTACTTAGAATTAAAGATTCAAAAGAGAATATTTCCGGA carries:
- the zapB gene encoding cell division protein ZapB, whose translation is MEKIEMLEKRVRQVADRLMTLRDENKKLHSNVKFMEGENKRAGELIRENDILQEERKQLAHRIEKVLKKLNGFTV
- a CDS encoding cell division protein ZapA translates to MQVKILGSVYDLEVDGSDELFIHSVARYLEKKMEKIQEETGIVDTQKIAVFAALNIADELLRIKDSKENISGVLDKKADELIKVLDHSLSA